gGCACTGCCTCACCATGTGTGGATGATACACACAGTTTCACAGAAAGCCACCGTCGTTGCATCCTCGCATTGTAATGTCGTGAGATCACGGCGGCAGCCGGAGACGATTTTCCTCATGGAAGTGTGCGTGTCATCGTCATGGTTTCTGAAGCCCTGTGGCATGACTAAAACATAAataagtctgccatctctgtgGTTGAGGATCAGATACAGTTGTTTTAGGAGAGAACTGTGGTCACAGTTGAATTATTAAAGTTTCAAGTTAAGCAAATcaagtgtgactttttttcccaAGGCATAGTTTAGACCAGTGATTCCAAAAGACTGGGACCCAAAAAAAGTTTGCCTTTCTCTCTATGTTTCGAATCAGGTGCATAAAATGAAATTGATATTAGTTGCTACAGATATGTCTGTAAATAAGTTGCTACATTACGCACGACTTTGCTCTcgtcatgatttatattgtgatttaaccTCCTGTAATAGAAAGTTTGGGCAACACTGGTTTAGAACATCATGTGCTCTATGggcacagcaaaaacaaaacaaaactgaaagcTTCCTGTTCCTGACttaaacacataatgtaaaGAGATGTATcttgtttcacaataaaaatccaccttttactgaaaaaaagaagacaatttTGTTCAGTTGGCATCTGAAAAGTTCAAATCTGTCAGTTTTTAGGGGCTTGTTTTAAGTCGTGTGAAAACAGTGAGGTGATTTGACGTTTAAAGGAAAGGACATGAGGAAGtaaggaaggatggaaggaggTGACAGGGTTATATGTGAAAGGGGAAAGGATGTTAAGAGACGGAGATATTTGAGGGACacggggaggggaggagggggtaaAAATGAGGGAGGGGGTAACTACAAATAGCCAGAGGCAGTGGCTTCTTCTCCAGTGCTCTTTTTCTGCTGCCGCCCTCTCCAGCCTCTCCAGCCTCTCCTCCAACATGGCCTCCTACAGCTCCTCCGCCCAAAGTGCCTCCTCTTACCGCCGCACCTTTGGCCAAGGCACCTACGCCTCGCCCTCCCTCAACCGCTCCCTGTTTGGCCACAGCGGCGGCAGTGGAGGCCACGTCACCTCCAGGGTGTACGAGGTGACCCGCACCAAGGCCTCGCCCGCTTACCGCGTGTCCTCCGGCTACTATGGCGTGCCGGTGGCGTCGTCGAGGGCCTCCGCCGCGCGCTCCTACGCCGGCATGGGCGAGACCCTGGACTTCAGCCTGGCCGACGCCCTCAACCAGGAGTTCCTGACCACGCGGACCAACGAGAAGGTGGAGCTGCAGCACCTCAACGACCGCTTCGCCAGCTACATCGAGAAGGTCCGCTTCCTGGAGCAGCAGAACCAGGCACTGGCGGTGGAGGTGGAGCGCCTGCGGGGCCGCGAGCCCACGCGCATCGCTGACCTGTACGAGGAGGAGATGAGCGAGCTGAGGAGGCAGGTGGAGATCCTGACCAATCAGAGGTCACGCGTGGAGGTGGAGCGCGACAACCTGGCCGACGACCTCGACAAGCTCAAACTCAGGTGGGAGGGGCCacaagaggtgtgtgtgtgtgttttttaagaagCAAGAGGGTATACGTGTCGACTTGTTTGTATGGCCTTTTCTGGCGCAAACgctgaccttttcaggaccagaacctggtcgtaatgaggcagaacctcatttctgaaggaACTGGTAATGCTTAGGGCTAACGGTAAAGGTAAGGCATTAAGTAGTTCTGGTTAAAATTATGATTAAGGATTTGTCtgggctgtccaaatgaaaggtTTTCATTAGAAAACTATGAGCATTAGAAAtgctgataaaaaagaaaatcacatataCTGTCTTTAAAAGTTACTTCAAAAGTGTGAGAGAGTTAAAGGAATCTATGTGActaatttattctatttattttattatttttttgcattaaatgttcaatatttaatataaattcAAGTaggaaagaaggaaataaatatCTCTGTGATGCCCTCTGCTGTCTGAgggtgaggatgtgtgtgtgcgcgtgtgtgtgtgtgtgatgacacacagatgtgtgtgtgtaacgtcATGTCTCCTTCACTTAAGCCGCCGTGTGGGAGATGGCTGAGTCTCAGCTGGACGTGCTATCAGCTGTTTGTTGTGGTTACACACAGTATTTTTAACTCCTGACGCTTGGGCCTGGTTTTTAAAGGAGCGTGTCAAAGTTTTTTGCAGTTATTGTCATGAAAAGGATATAATATGGGTCAAAAAAGACTCATTAATGCTGCAATATAATATAGTCATTTGACTGAGCTGCCTGTTAACTACAGGCATAGGAAAATTTGTAGAaatagtaaaagaaaatgtgcaaaaaataaacaaatagaatGATACAATTGATCGTGttaattttttattaaataatttttGTATAGCAGTAATCAGCATTAAAATCTGAATTAAATCTATATTATGAAACTATACAAcagaaaacaattaaacatgtgttgatggtttatttataataaattgatttattaatgaAACTTTAAaatttggtttaaaatgttatatttttaatgaactccTCAACACTattcttttaaaatatattaaacaaTATGATAATCAGTGTCATTTGGTGTATAACCTGTTAGAATTGTTATGTAACATCTATTTATATATCATGCAGTCAGTTTTAGCTCTTTTGGGATTATTAGTATCAAGATTACATTAATCCTATATATGACGTAACTACAGGATTAAAAGCACAAATGAGGCTGATATTTGTCTGGGTGGATTGATAATTAGGTGAATCACAGTTTAAATTTAGATCTGACTGTGGACTTTAGACTGGCCCAGGTCTGAAATTAGGCTGATGATACTGGTAAGACGTCATCAGTCCGCTCTGAAGACAAAACAggtcaaacaaacactcatCTCTCTGGGACAATAAAACCCTATGAATATTGTGTGCGTTTCTGTTTTACTGCACAAGTCTGACCAAAGTTagagctcacacacaaacacacacactcacacgcaccaTGTTAACATTGTCCTCTTCTataaaaggagaggaaagagctCAGCATATTTGCAGGATCTCTAATgatctgtccctgtgtgtgtgtgtgtggtttacattTGAAGTGCCAGCATCATAAAGATTCAGACGGAAGACAGTGCTACTGCAGtccaaataaaatctaaaataacCACTGCACTGGAAAGTACTTTACAGGGATTAATAAACTTTTCACTCGGACCGAGACAAAAACGTAGCTTTTATCTTTAGGCTTTATCTTCTTTTTATTGCAGTCAGGATTTAGTCTCCCTGATACAGTCTAAATTAAAGatgcataataaataaaatgacttgcTTAAAAGGATTACAGTGACATCCAGTAATGCTCGTCTCCCTTTAAATCgctgcttttgttcttttccatttattttgctcatgtatttgtacatttgttacCTGATAATTACTCCACTTTTCATTCTCTACGCTCATTTCATCTCCATTAAGACTCCAGGATGAGATTCTGCAAAAGGAGGATGCAGAAAATAACCTGGCTGCTTTCAGGGCGGTGAGTCCCGCccaaaataaatgtctatttttaatCCACAAATTAAGCCTGCACATGCAAAACATGTATCTAGAGGGAATTATAGAGAGTCTTGCAGTTTCTTTACTGCAGGAAAAAGGTGGACacaatagaactcatgactgaTTCATGTGTGCAGGATGTGGACGCTGCCACTCTGGCTCGTCTTGACCTGGAGAGACGCATCGAGACTCTGCAGGAGGAGATCGCCTTCCTGAAGAAGATCCATGAAGAGGTCTTttgttctctgtctgtctctcatgctgtcatattgttattaataatgacAAGTCCTGACGTCT
Above is a window of Solea senegalensis isolate Sse05_10M linkage group LG2, IFAPA_SoseM_1, whole genome shotgun sequence DNA encoding:
- the desmb gene encoding desmin b; translation: MASYSSSAQSASSYRRTFGQGTYASPSLNRSLFGHSGGSGGHVTSRVYEVTRTKASPAYRVSSGYYGVPVASSRASAARSYAGMGETLDFSLADALNQEFLTTRTNEKVELQHLNDRFASYIEKVRFLEQQNQALAVEVERLRGREPTRIADLYEEEMSELRRQVEILTNQRSRVEVERDNLADDLDKLKLRLQDEILQKEDAENNLAAFRADVDAATLARLDLERRIETLQEEIAFLKKIHEEEIRELQTQMQETQVQIQMDMSKPDLTAALRDIRAQYEGIAAKNISEAEDWYKSKVSDLNQAVSKNNESLKQARQETMEFRHQIQAYTCEIDSLKGTNESLMRQMRDMEDRHGREAGGFQDTIARLEAEIANMKDEMARHLREYQDLLNVKMALDVEIATYRKLLEGEESRITLPVQSYSTLSFRETSPEQQQRASEMHSKKTVLIKTIETRDGEVVSESTQHQQDIM